From [Clostridium] symbiosum, a single genomic window includes:
- a CDS encoding chromate transporter, whose protein sequence is MIFINLFLEFFKIGLFAIGGGMATIPFLQQLSLNTGWFPMELITDMIAISESTPGPIGINMATYVGYNIAGIAGGITATLGEILPAMIIVTLVSKSLEKFSNNRQIDNIFYGLRPAVTGLIAAAGFDVFKIML, encoded by the coding sequence ATGATTTTCATCAACTTATTTTTAGAATTTTTCAAGATCGGCCTGTTCGCCATAGGCGGAGGCATGGCAACCATCCCCTTTCTCCAGCAGTTGAGCCTTAATACGGGATGGTTTCCCATGGAACTGATAACCGATATGATTGCAATCTCAGAATCGACTCCAGGCCCGATTGGAATCAATATGGCTACGTATGTCGGCTACAATATAGCCGGCATCGCCGGAGGCATAACCGCCACCCTGGGAGAAATCCTTCCGGCCATGATTATCGTGACCCTCGTGTCAAAATCACTGGAAAAATTCAGCAACAACCGGCAGATAGACAATATCTTTTACGGCCTGCGCCCCGCTGTCACGGGACTGATCGCGGCCGCTGGATTTGATGTCTTTAAAATAATGCTTTAA